The proteins below come from a single Xenopus tropicalis strain Nigerian chromosome 9, UCB_Xtro_10.0, whole genome shotgun sequence genomic window:
- the cdca7 gene encoding cell division cycle-associated protein 7 yields the protein MDPFKMQTRMSTRRVSVRCVRMDNSVHDLYASKGTVVLQKDGGKNGFGNLRNVKIIPMETSSSSDDSCDSFGSDNFANTTNRLKKGISGELAKIFSENSDTESFCGFPESVEEGMKIESDSEESAAEKKKRGRPKRNLPLRVALKFPPKPSVKGNPPKKQIKDKKTVNAEDSDDENGPNFLEKRALNIKENKAMLAKLMAELNNIPGLFPSKNQLSPSTPIVKRASRIPKTATCPRRNPERSSRHHTRSRSLIDGPPTQSLEDEEEDPYYLVRKRKMDMDLEDEEYIPRRRFSSVHTLPHVIRPVEEITQAELKAICVNVREKVYNRATGSTCHQCRQKTTDTKTNCRNPECMGVRGQFCGPCLRNRYGEEVKTALLDPDWHCPPCRGICNCSFCRQRNGRCATGVLVYLAKYHGYDNVHAYLKSLKRDLEMED from the exons ATGGACCCTTTTAAGATGCAG ACCAGAATGTCAACTAGACGTGTTTCTGTACGTTGCGTTCGGATGGATAATTCTGTCCATGATCTATACGCCTCTAAAGGAACAGTAGTACTGCAG aaagATGGCGGCAAAAATGGTTTTGGAAACCTCCGGAACGTTAAAATAATTCCCATGGAGACCTCTTCCTCCTCTGATGACAGTTGCGACAGTTTTGGCTCTGACAATTTTGCCAACACA acaAACAGGTTGAAAAAAGGAATCAGTGGGGAACTGGCTAAAATATTTTCTGAGAATTCAGATACCGAATCATTCTGCGGGTTTCCAGAGAGTGTTGAGGAAGGCATG AAAATTGAATCGGACTCTGAAGAAAgtgcagcagaaaagaaaaagcGTGGTCGTCCCAAAAGGAACTTGCCACTTCGTGTAGCTCTGAAGTTTCCCCCCAAACCAAGCGTCAAGGGAAATCCACCAAAGAAACAAATTAAGGACAAGAAAACTGTCAATGCAGAAGATTCTGACGATGAGAATGGCCCTAATTTCCTGGAGAAGCGAGCCTTAAACATTAAAGAGAACAAAGCAATG CTTGCAAAGCTAATGGCCGAACTGAACAACATCCCTGGACTTTTCCCAAGCAAAAATCAACTTTCTCCTTCTACACCA ATAGTGAAGCGTGCTTCCAGGATTCCAAAGACTGCAACCTGCCCTAGAAGGAATCCAGAAAGAAGCAGCCGACATCATACTAGGTCTCGATCGCTAATCGATGGCCCTCCCACCCAATCTTTGGAAGATGAGGAGGAAGATCCCTATTATTTAGTCCGGAAACGAAAGATGGATATGGACCTTGAG GATGAAGAATACATACCTAGGAGGAGGTTCTCAAGTGTGCATACACTGCCTCATGTCATACGACCGGTTGAAGAGATCACACAGGCAGAATTGAAAGCCATATGTGTCAATGTTCGGGAGAAAGTGTACAACAGGGCAACT gGATCGACATGTCATCAGTGCCGTCAAAAGACAACAGACACAAAAACAAACTGCCGCAATCCTGAGTGCATGGGCGTTAGAGGCCAGTTCTGTGGTCCATGCTTACGGAACCGCTATGGGGAGGAAGTGAAGACTGCATTACTAGATCCA gaTTGGCATTGCCCTCCATGCCGAGGAATCTGTAACTGTAGTTTCTGCAGACAGCGAAATGGTCGATGTGCCACTGGTGTTCTGGTTTATTTGGCGAAGTACCATGGTTATGATAATGTTCATGCATACCTCAAAAG cttgaaaCGGGATCTTGAAATGGAAGACTGA